Genomic segment of Chionomys nivalis chromosome 17, mChiNiv1.1, whole genome shotgun sequence:
TCTATTGGCTTCTCATGTCCTCTGCTCTCTCCACATTCCTGTCACCTTGGGAAGTGACTCCTGCCACCCCCGACTGGGTGCTGTCAGAAGACCCCATTCTGTGTCCTGCACCCTCCACGAGTCCTGGAGATGGGGGATGACGGACGGACGAGGTGAAGGTGGGAAGTCAGGGCTGGGGACCAGATGGGAGAGGCAATGTGGGCTGACGTGGCCGCTGAGGGCCTAGAAAGGGTCCGAGTCCACGAGCGCTGGAGGAGTGGGCACTGTGTGGGACACCAGCCGCTAGTAGTGCCTGGCTGCAGAATGTTACCCAGCCCGGCGACTACAAAGGGAGCTCTTGCCCTGTGGGCAGGTAAGGAGGCTGGGCTCACGGGGATCTTGGAGGGTGGGATACCTAAGCCCTTTTTCTGACCAGGTTGAATTTAGGGCTGAGACTAAGGCTAGCAGGGGGTGGAGAGTTCTAGGAAGCAGTGAGGGAGGCTTTTGATGAACTCTGTGTGGGCTGTAAGGTAGGAAGGGTTATTAATCCCAGCATCTTGTGCCGTCATTCCAGAACCTTGAAACCTCCGTACAGCAGAATGTCGGAACTGGACCAAACCAGATGCACCCTGCTGTCCAGCCTCCTGGGCCTTCGTGATGGTGCTCCTGAGCTCCCCTTCATGCTGGGAGCGGAGCATCTGACACACCCCTTTCACCCTTGCAGCACCCTGGGACTGGGTAAGCGTGACTCCATTGTGGTAGGAGGAGACTAGAACGAGAAGGAAATGAGTTGTCCAAGGTCACATAGTTTTCCGTCAGCAGAGCAGCAGAGGACAAGTTCCAGCTCAGGGCCTTAGGGGTTGCTCCCAGGAGCCAGGCCCCAAGCCTAGGGCATATGTCAGTTACTGCTGACTAACAAAACCCCAACTTCAGAGGTGCAGAGGGCAGACAGATGACAGAGCCAGGGGTCCTCAGTCTGCACTGACTTTTGACAACTCTAAGCTGGAGGCCTTTAAGGACACCCAGCATGGCTCAGTAGAAGGACAGAATTGGAATCTGATTTCTCACTCACCAGTTGGGTAACCTTGCGGAAGTCACATAACCTCTCCGAACTTCAAATTTTTCCTTCATCCCTCCTTTCTGGGCTCTGCTAGGGTCTCAGGATGTGAGTTTGAAGTCTTGGCCCAGGGACATTTTGCACTTGTGAGGTCTACTTTCTAGCATGCTTGTTTCTGTTAGTACTTACCAAGCTCTGGGTGCTGGGCTAAGTGCTCAGTGAAAGCACTCTGGAGGGGGTGGGAGTTgaaagagagggaaataagagcaACTGGAGTGTCTTCCATGCCTGAGGGGCCGCCGTAGTTGCTGTGGGGCTTGGGAACAATTCTCACCCTCTCTGTGGGTCTCTCCTCTCCTGAACAGTCCCCTGAGGAGATTCCACCCCCAGCTTTCAGGCAAGCTTGTGCCAAAGATAAACCAGACAGAGAGGcaaagtccctccctcccttccaaggAAGAATTAGATCAGGCATAGGATCCCAGATCCTTGAAGAAAAGACGGCACCGAAATTGCAggtctgtcttcccaggtgaAAGGATGCGATTTCTGTATTCTGGCACCTGCCTGGCCTGTCAACTTTGACAGCAAGGAGGGTGTCTTGGAGGGAGGCCAAGGTACCAGGAGGGATGCTCCACCCCCGAGTCTGGGGAGGGTTTGGCTGGGTAGCTgttgttcctgtgtgtgtgtgtgtgtgtgtgttgtgtggtatgTGCGCATGTGCTTCTGCGGGTTCATGAATGTTCCTGTGTGAGGCTGGATGGGCCATCCTTGGAGCACACCCTGGGCTTCCCCGAGGGCATCTGTGCCGGAAACCTGGAAATGAGGTTTGCCTGGCTCTCAGCTCTTCGCTGTGCCTGGCACTCTCTTTCCTCCTGCAGTCCTGAGTGTCTTTGATTGGCCACCCTGTGGGAAAGCTAGAGAGAGGCACTGCGAAAACCAAGTGGGCAGGGTGGCCAGGTGACGTAGggcaccccacctccaccctgggAGCAGAAATGTGAGGTCCTAGAACCCACAGTTCCCGGCCTAGGATGGTTTGACTCCAGCTGTCTGGAGTTGCGACATTCTCTGATTAAAAGTCACGAGGCCTGAAAACCTGACTCTGAGAGCCGTGGCTGTGTTCCAAGAATTTAAATTCCCATCTCCAGGCTCCTATGGGTCTGAGGCTTTAGGCTCATGGCCCCGAGTTCAAGAACACAGACATCAGTCAGGCAAGTTCTGCCTAGGCTGGCAGGATAGTGAGGCCAGCACGTACTGAGGTAGGAGACTGTGCTGGCCTGGCCTCAGTCTGCCAGCCTGTAAAAAGGGATGACAAGTCATAGGTTCTATACATGCTTCTTCCTAGCTATGGCCAGAGTCTTGGGACTTTCCTTAGCTCCTGTTGGTGAGGACAGCAGGTATGCTTTGTGCTTGGACACAGGGGTTGTGTCACTTCTGAGACTCCAACTTTTCCTGAAGTCTTCTAGGGTCAGCGTTCAGCAAGGAAGAGCCAGCTCTGTGAAGACCCTACAGGATCCCACAGCTTAGTGCCCAGATTCACCAGACCCAGCTCAAGAGAACTGAGGGTACAGCAGGTTGAGAACCAAGTGGGGGctccctgagcctggagcttgGAGGCTGCTGGAGGCCTGGCCAATCTGGAGTGTAGCAGGGAAGAGCCTAGGCACTCCGCCAGGGGTCTTTTACCATCCTTGGCATCAACAACCTGGCACTTAGAGCTGCTGCACATGCTCCCTATTCAGAAGCATGCTGGGAGCTAGgtgcttccccttcccaggaacctcccactttCAGAGTCTCACCGGGATACCTGAAGCACTCTCAGTTTCCAGGGGAGGGGTCTAGACCCAGAGTGGGTCAACACGGAATTGAGAAGGGAAGCTTATTAGCTTAGAGACTTCCACTTAACTCCACTCTGCATCATGGAGGTGGGAACACTCAGGGTCCAAGATCCAAGGGAGCTGCTAGGGGCAGGCAGAAAGGTTCAATGGCTGGAAAGAGATGAGCGGTCAGGCCAACGGCTGCTCTCAGCCTCTTACCGGGAGTTCTGGAAGCAACAACCTGCTGACCAGGCCCAGTCCCCACGCTGCAGCCCACTCCTTCACAAGACTGCCCACTCTGGGCTCCTCTGACTCATTCGATGCCTTATTCACTGGTACAGGAGATGATGGAGTGAGAGGTGGGGGACAGTGGAAATGGTCCAGGGTCGGATGAATCTCAGTGATGCAGGAGTCCAGCAGGGGAGCCCAGCAGAATCCCCAAGGTCCAGGCACAGAGACGGTATAAAAGAACCTCACCAAGTGCCAGGGAATGCCCACTTCTGCCAGTTGATGCCCCCTCATGCCCAGCCCAGTACCCACAGCCCTGCAGCTGGGGGACGTAGCGTCCAGATGCCTTCCAGACTTCACATCACCTGTATGTCTGGGAGGAAAAGGGGTACAGGCACCCACTCTCACGTTCACAGTCTTCCCCCCACGTAGGGCTTTAGGTAGGGACCCCATGTGATGGCCAGAGTTAGGGAGGTGCTGAGGGCTCTGACTCCCAGGAGAGGCAACACCATCAGCTCATTGCCATCCTGTCTGGAATTGGAAACTGAGGAAAGTTCTGGGCTCTGCTAGAAAAGACACTCCTACACCAACTTTCATCTGGGGTTTGGTGGACTTGTCTCATCTGAGAAATTGGAATAGCATCCCTCACGTTACTGGGCTTTGCAGAGTTTACAAGATGCTCATCGAGCACTGAGCGGGCACATAGTAGGTCTCCACGTTCTAGGTAGCAGTGGTGGAGTGGCACAAAGGAAGTGTTCTCAGCACAGTGACGTTGTGTTCTTCCTCCTGTAGGCCAGGACTAGTTGATTGCTGATCAGCCTCTCCGTGGCCATGGCCACTGCTGCCTATCCTTCATTGGTGCCCATAACCTTGGACCCTGGGAACACATCCTCTGCCTGGCCGCTGGACACTACTCTGGGCAATGCATCTGCTGGCACCAGCCTGGCAGGGCTGGCTGTCAGTGGCATCTTGATCTCTCTGGTGTAcctggtggtgtgtgtggtgggccTGCTGGGGAACTCTCTGGTGATTTACGTAGTACTGCGACACACAGCCAGTCCCTCGGTGACCAGTGTCTATATCCTCAACCTGGCGCTGGCTGATGAGCTCTTCATGCTAGGGCTAcccttcctggctgctcagaacgCCCTGTCCTATTGGCCCTTTGGCTCTCTCATGTGCCGTCTGGTCATGGCCGTGGACGGCATCAACCAGTTCACCAGCATCTTCTGCCTCACCGTCATGAGCGTGGACCGCTACCTGGCCGTGGTGCATCCCACACGCTCGGCGCGCTGGCGCACGGCACCCGTGGCTCGCACAGTCAGTGCAGCTGTCTGGGTGGCCTCAGCCGTGGTGGTGCTGCCCGTGGTCGTCTTCTCAGGAGTGCCCCGGGGCATGAGCACGTGCCACATGCAGTGGCCAGAGCCAGCGGCTGCTTGGCGAGCGGCGTTCATCATCTACACAGCTGCACTGGGCTTCTTCGGACCGCTGCTGGTCATCTGCTTATGCTACCTGCTCATCGTGGTGAAGGTGCGGTCGACCACACGGCGTGTGCGGGCACCATCCTGCCAGTGGGTTCAGGCACCTTCATGCCAGCGGCGGCGGCGTTCTGAGCGCAGGGTCACACGCATGGTGGTGGCCGTGGTGGCGCTCTTTGTCCTCTGCTGGATGCCCTTCTATCTGCTCAACATCATTAATGTGGTGTGCCCGCTGCCCGAGGAGCCCGCCTTCTTTGGGCTCTACTTCCTGGTGGTGGCACTGCCCTACGCCAACAGCTGTGCCAACCCCATCCTCTATGGCTTCCTCTCCTACCGCTTCAAGCAGGGCTTCCGCAGGGTCCTGCTGAGACCGTCCCGCCGCATACGGAGTCAGGAGCCAGGGTCTGGCCCTCCAGAGAagactgaggaggaggaggatgaagaggaggaagagagaagagaagaggaggagcgGAGGgctcagaggaggaaggagacGAATGGAAAAGGCAGTCAGACTGCACAGCCTGGCACCAGTGGGCAGGAACCCAGCACAGGGGCTGCCAAGGAGCAGCAGCTTCTACCCCGGGAGGCCACAGTTGGGGACAGGTCTAGC
This window contains:
- the Sstr3 gene encoding somatostatin receptor type 3, translating into MATAAYPSLVPITLDPGNTSSAWPLDTTLGNASAGTSLAGLAVSGILISLVYLVVCVVGLLGNSLVIYVVLRHTASPSVTSVYILNLALADELFMLGLPFLAAQNALSYWPFGSLMCRLVMAVDGINQFTSIFCLTVMSVDRYLAVVHPTRSARWRTAPVARTVSAAVWVASAVVVLPVVVFSGVPRGMSTCHMQWPEPAAAWRAAFIIYTAALGFFGPLLVICLCYLLIVVKVRSTTRRVRAPSCQWVQAPSCQRRRRSERRVTRMVVAVVALFVLCWMPFYLLNIINVVCPLPEEPAFFGLYFLVVALPYANSCANPILYGFLSYRFKQGFRRVLLRPSRRIRSQEPGSGPPEKTEEEEDEEEEERREEEERRAQRRKETNGKGSQTAQPGTSGQEPSTGAAKEQQLLPREATVGDRSSTLSHL